Part of the Sulfobacillus acidophilus DSM 10332 genome, AATATCTAGCCTTTTTAGATGCGGACGATCAGGTCGACCCCACCTATTGGGAACGGGCCGTCGCTCTTCTCGAAGCCTACCCCAACGTGGCATTTGTCGGTGCTTGGGCCCAGTATTTCGGGGCCTCGGAGCAAATCTGGCCCACGTTTAATCCAGAACTACCCTATATCCTCTATCACAATACCGTTAACAGCTCGGCGCTCATCGTGCGTAAGGCGGTATTTGAGGCGGTCGGCGGAAACAATCCGGCAATGACCTATGGGATGGAAGATTGGGAGACCGTAATTCGCCTGGTGGCCGCGGGATATCCCGGGGTGGTGATTCCTGAGCCGCTCTTTCGATACCGAATTCGACCCGATTCCATGTCGCGGGGCTTCAATCGCCACAATCTCCTCTATCTTTATCAAACTCTAACCCGCTTGAACGCAGACGTCTATGAACGGCATGCCGTAGAAGTGGCCAACCTCCTAAACGCCAACGGCCCACAATATTTAGCGGATACCCCCTTGCGCGAAACCCCGGCCGTCGCCGGCTCGTTTACGCCGCTGACTCCCCAGCCCTGGTGGAAAAAAGCCGCCCGCGGACTCGCGCGTCGGCTATTACGGTCTTGAAGGCACGGGTCGAAACCGTGCCTTCACCAATTAAGCCCTTACGGGTGCACCACAATATCGGTCAATGGGCTGGCGGCAGTCGTCAGCGCCCGCTCAGCCACGCTTTCGTTTGACGGAGCGTTGGACGGTCTGGCATAGGCCATGACGACCCAGGTTCCCGGCTGGGTCGTCGGTATCGTAAAGGTATTCGACGGCTGATAATGGCCGCTACTCTCCCACGTCCCCGAGGGCGTCTTCACCCAAAATTGGTACACGGGATTGGGAATGTCGTTGACATCGGCGGTGACGATAATGGGGGTTCCCAAGCTGACTTGATTATTGGTCCACAATCCTACGAAAGCATCGGACGCCAATGTCGGCACATTTCCCCCTCCCGTGTTCCCCGATCCGCTTGCCGACCCGGCCACCGTCACGACCGCCGTATCGGATTTCGCTTCATATTGGGCCCGTTGCGCCGCCGTTTCATGAGTAGGCGCATTCGCCTCGCGAGCATAGGCCACGACATCGTAAAGGCCGGCGGACGGTGGTGTAAACGTAAACTGCGCATCGGCCGAAAACGGCCCGCTAGAAACCCAGCTACCACCTTGCGGCGCCCACCAGAATTGATAAACCGGATGGCTAAACCCGGTGCCGTTGGCCGTGACGGTAATCGGACTGCCGGGTGACGCTGTTAATGGCGCGTCGAGGGTCACCGTGTCGCCTGCGGCGTTCTGATAGCCAGGATTGGTGCCGATCCCTTCATCGATCCATTGGACCGTGACCGGTTTCCCCAAGACTTCCGCCTGAAATGTTTGTGTGGTGGGCGAAGATGTCTCGTAGGTAGCGCCAACCGTGCTCCCCGTACGAGTTTGCCCGATAATTTGGCCGGTACTGGTATCGACAATCACCAACGATTGTCCCGGCTGCAACGGCGCCGGAGCTTCAGCCCAAAGCTGAACAATTTGACCGGTCCGTAATATCGGTTGTGATGCCGTAACGCTTAATGGTTCGACCGATGGATTGGGCGTGGCCGCCGACGACGCCATCACTCCCGACGTCGCCAGCATCGCCGATCCCATCAAAATCACAGCGGTCGCATAAATCGCTCGTTTCATGTTGTCTCCCCTTTGGACCCAACCATTATCCATCATAACAGGAGGATCTATTCAAACCGTAGAGCGTTGATGGGATTTAAATTCGCCGCGCGTCGAGCCGGATAAACCCCAAACACCACGCCGACCGCCAAGGCGAAAATAAACGCCACAATTACCGAGTTGGTGTCCAGCAAGTGCGGCAAGTGAAACAGCACCTCACCTCCCAGGGCTCCGGCAACCCCGATTATCACGCCGATAACCCCTCCCAATGTACTGACCAACACGGCCTCTACGACAAACTGAGCCAAAATGGCTCGTCGAGTAGCGCCAATGGCTTTTCGGATTCCAATTTCCCGGGTGCGTTCCGTCACCGAGACCAACATAATATTCATAATCCCAATTCCGCCAACTACCAAAGAAATGGCGGCAATGCCGGCCAGCAGCTTGGTGAGGATCCCGGTCACGGACGTCAATGTCGAGAGGATCGTGGCTTGATTCAGGATGTTAAAATCGTTCGGCTCATTCGGCGTTAAATGATTGGCCGCCCGTAAGGTGGCGGTAATTTCGGCTTGCGCCAAATTCATCAACGACGCCGATTTGGCTGATACGTAAATTCCGGTGAGATCCGTGGTACCGTCCAGTAAATTCTGATCGGTAGTAATCGGAATGATAATTCGGTCGTCCTGATTAATAAAGCCGTTAGTGCCCTCCGTAGCTAACACCCCGATGACCGTAAACGGAATTTGATTAATGTCGATCGTTTGACCGATTGGATTCACGCCGGCCGAAAATAGATTTTGTACCACCGTCGTTCCCAGCAGCGCAACCGTCGCGCTGTGGGCGACTTCCCAGGACGTAAACGAACGGCCTTCCGCCAACGGCGTCGGCTTAGCCTCCGAGTAATTAGCCGTGGTTCCTTGAATGGATGTTTGATAATTGTTGGACCGCCAGACGACTTGGGCGTTGCTGCTCAATAACGGCGCAACCGCTTTGACCGCATTGTCCTGGGCTTGAATGGCCGCCACGTCGGCCATGGTCAAGGGCGCCCCGCTCCCCTGACCAAGACTGACTCCGCCAAAACTCCCCCCGCCAGGCATAATTTGAATGATATTGGACCCGAGAGATTCGATGCGGGACGTCACCGAATCGGTAGCGCCCCGACCGACTGCCGACAGTAAAATTACCGCCGAAACCCCAATAATAATTCCCAACATCGTCAGGAGCGAGCGCATCTTATTGGCTCGAATATTTCGGATCGCAATCCGAAAAATTTCGCTGCCTATCATCGTCGTCCCTCCGTGACCGGGCTCAGGGTATCGCTCACGACCATCCCGTCCCGAAACGAAATAATCCGTTTGGCATGATGCGCCACATCCGGCTCGTGGGTGACCATTACGACGGTACGCCCTTCTTGATTAAGCTCGGCAAAGATTCCCAAGATCTCCTCGGACGAATGGCTATCCAGCGCCCCGGTCGGTTCATCCGCCAAAATCAAGCTCGGGTTCCCCACTAGGGCCCGGGCAATGGCCACCCGCTGTTGTTGTCCGCCGGATAATTCGTTGGAATGATGATAGAGCCGATGGCCTAAACCGACACGTATCAGGGCTTCAATCGCCCACTCGCGTCGGACACGAGGGGGAACCCCCGCATATAAAAGGGGTAACTCGACATTTTCAACGGCGGTCGTTCTCGGTAACAGATTGAAACTCTGAAATACAAAGCCCACTTTCTGATTCCGGAGATGCGCCAGTTCATCGTCGATTAAGGAAGCGACATCGACCCCATCTAAACGGTATATCCCTTCGGTAGCCACATCCAAACATCCGATGATGTGCATGGTGGTCGACTTTCCGGAACCCGACGGCCCCATAATCGCCACATATTCTCCGGGATCGACCGAAAACGAGACATCTCGCAGTGCCCAAAGATCTTCTTGACCAACCCGGTACACTTTTTT contains:
- a CDS encoding hypothetical protein (KEGG: chu:CHU_1075 beta-glycosidase-like protein~SPTR: DNA translocase FtsK), with the protein product MKRAIYATAVILMGSAMLATSGVMASSAATPNPSVEPLSVTASQPILRTGQIVQLWAEAPAPLQPGQSLVIVDTSTGQIIGQTRTGSTVGATYETSSPTTQTFQAEVLGKPVTVQWIDEGIGTNPGYQNAAGDTVTLDAPLTASPGSPITVTANGTGFSHPVYQFWWAPQGGSWVSSGPFSADAQFTFTPPSAGLYDVVAYAREANAPTHETAAQRAQYEAKSDTAVVTVAGSASGSGNTGGGNVPTLASDAFVGLWTNNQVSLGTPIIVTADVNDIPNPVYQFWVKTPSGTWESSGHYQPSNTFTIPTTQPGTWVVMAYARPSNAPSNESVAERALTTAASPLTDIVVHP
- a CDS encoding protein of unknown function DUF214 (PFAM: Predicted permease~COGs: COG0577 ABC-type antimicrobial peptide transport system permease component~InterPro IPR003838~KEGG: bbe:BBR47_15080 hypothetical protein~PFAM: Protein of unknown function DUF214, permase predicted~SPTR: Conserved hypothetical membrane protein), coding for MIGSEIFRIAIRNIRANKMRSLLTMLGIIIGVSAVILLSAVGRGATDSVTSRIESLGSNIIQIMPGGGSFGGVSLGQGSGAPLTMADVAAIQAQDNAVKAVAPLLSSNAQVVWRSNNYQTSIQGTTANYSEAKPTPLAEGRSFTSWEVAHSATVALLGTTVVQNLFSAGVNPIGQTIDINQIPFTVIGVLATEGTNGFINQDDRIIIPITTDQNLLDGTTDLTGIYVSAKSASLMNLAQAEITATLRAANHLTPNEPNDFNILNQATILSTLTSVTGILTKLLAGIAAISLVVGGIGIMNIMLVSVTERTREIGIRKAIGATRRAILAQFVVEAVLVSTLGGVIGVIIGVAGALGGEVLFHLPHLLDTNSVIVAFIFALAVGVVFGVYPARRAANLNPINALRFE
- a CDS encoding Phosphonate-transporting ATPase (PFAM: ABC transporter~COGs: COG1136 ABC-type antimicrobial peptide transport system ATPase component~InterPro IPR003439:IPR003593~KEGG: bbe:BBR47_15070 ABC transporter ATP-binding protein~PFAM: ABC transporter-like~PRIAM: Phosphonate-transporting ATPase~SMART: ATPase, AAA+ type, core~SPTR: Probable ABC transporter ATP-binding protein), giving the protein MQPVIYMEHIKKVYRVGQEDLWALRDVSFSVDPGEYVAIMGPSGSGKSTTMHIIGCLDVATEGIYRLDGVDVASLIDDELAHLRNQKVGFVFQSFNLLPRTTAVENVELPLLYAGVPPRVRREWAIEALIRVGLGHRLYHHSNELSGGQQQRVAIARALVGNPSLILADEPTGALDSHSSEEILGIFAELNQEGRTVVMVTHEPDVAHHAKRIISFRDGMVVSDTLSPVTEGRR